A window of the Blattabacterium cuenoti genome harbors these coding sequences:
- the mtaB gene encoding tRNA (N(6)-L-threonylcarbamoyladenosine(37)-C(2))-methylthiotransferase MtaB has protein sequence MYDKKKKIAFYTIGCKLNYAETSTIERKFSSLYYEHVSFKDYADIYIINSCSVTKNAEMDFEYIVRCAIKKNDKAYIIATGCYAQYNPEKVSNIKGVSLVLGNKDKFNIIDFINIKNEKKRKINVSNNNECFFPSFSIGNRTRSFLKIQDGCNYKCSYCIIPMSRGISRSDNINNILSNIFYLFKNEVKEIVLTGINLGDFKNRNNSGNVDTFFKLLKTIEYFLSKIINEEENKRIRLSSIEPNLLEDEIIEFLSKSKYFAPHFHIPLQSGSNYILGKMHRRYKKELYEYKVNKIRNIIPNAYIGSDIIVGFPGETYKDFLNTYFFIKKLDISSMHIFTYSSRPNTKSLIFCKKLSNSIKKKRNNILRNMSKKKYFIFCKKQINTKKIVLFEKNLKYNRYIYGYTENYIRTKIPFSHFPNIENTLQKVILKKIDKDGIVIAKLIK, from the coding sequence ATTTATGATAAAAAAAAAAAAATTGCATTTTATACAATAGGATGTAAACTGAATTATGCAGAAACTTCAACTATAGAAAGAAAATTTTCTAGTTTATATTATGAACATGTATCATTTAAAGATTATGCAGACATTTATATTATAAATAGTTGTTCTGTAACAAAAAATGCGGAAATGGATTTCGAATATATTGTTCGTTGTGCTATTAAGAAAAATGATAAAGCTTATATAATAGCTACTGGATGCTATGCACAATATAATCCTGAAAAGGTGTCTAATATAAAGGGAGTAAGTTTAGTATTAGGAAATAAGGATAAATTTAATATTATTGATTTTATTAATATTAAAAATGAAAAAAAAAGAAAAATTAACGTATCGAATAATAATGAATGTTTTTTTCCATCATTTTCAATAGGAAATAGAACACGTTCATTTTTAAAAATACAAGATGGATGTAATTATAAATGTAGTTATTGCATTATTCCTATGTCTAGAGGAATATCCCGTTCTGATAATATAAATAATATATTGAGTAATATATTTTATTTATTTAAAAATGAAGTAAAAGAAATAGTTTTAACAGGAATTAACTTAGGAGATTTTAAAAATAGAAATAATTCAGGAAATGTTGATACATTTTTCAAATTATTAAAAACTATTGAATATTTTTTATCAAAAATAATAAATGAAGAAGAAAATAAAAGAATTCGTTTATCTTCTATAGAACCAAATCTTTTAGAAGATGAAATTATAGAATTTTTGTCTAAAAGCAAATATTTTGCTCCTCATTTTCATATTCCATTACAATCCGGTAGTAATTATATTTTAGGTAAAATGCATAGAAGATATAAAAAAGAATTATATGAATATAAAGTAAATAAAATACGTAATATTATTCCTAATGCTTATATAGGTTCTGATATCATTGTTGGATTTCCTGGAGAAACTTATAAGGATTTTTTAAATACTTATTTTTTTATAAAAAAATTGGATATATCATCAATGCATATATTTACTTATTCTTCTAGGCCTAACACAAAATCATTAATTTTTTGTAAAAAATTATCTAATAGTATTAAAAAAAAACGAAATAATATATTGAGAAATATGTCTAAAAAAAAATATTTTATTTTTTGTAAAAAACAAATTAATACAAAAAAAATTGTTTTATTTGAAAAAAATTTAAAATATAATCGTTATATATATGGATATACAGAGAATTATATAAGAACTAAAATACCTTTTTCACATTTTCCAAATATTGAAAATACTTTACAAAAAGTAATTCTAAAAAAAATAGATAAAGATGGGATAGTTATAGCAAAACTAATAAAATAA